The Deinococcus aestuarii genome includes a window with the following:
- a CDS encoding sensor histidine kinase, with protein sequence MKPPDTPGQAVWRGWNSLAADLYKTMLGVVLLTSLTMFVVLSYAWSAFMDEVQRQTGALLTAQFRLPPDQLDPLLAQARRLSGTTLNVDEIRSLFVFALVLLFTLLSLLTWWSARRFARPLTQLSAAANRLTTGDFTARAVLGGSLNRRSDETARLLRDFNLMAASLERLERERRYGVAATAHELRTPVTVLRGRLEGLRDGVLPASPQELEKLIGHTDLLSKLIEDLQLLSLAEAGELRLDLGPVEVQDVLIRLHADHLKAAQTQGAQLLLDLCAEPVRVTGDRRRLEQVVHNLLTNALRHTRPYGTVRIKLEVEAGAAHIEIHNTGTGFTAEALNRAFERFYSGPDRERGRGGSGLGLAISKSLIEAHGGEMRLFNTETGAGVQITLNPLAEGDGLHGARPRF encoded by the coding sequence ATGAAGCCGCCAGACACGCCCGGGCAGGCCGTGTGGCGCGGCTGGAACTCCCTGGCCGCCGACCTCTACAAAACCATGCTGGGGGTGGTGCTGCTGACTTCTCTCACCATGTTCGTCGTCCTCAGTTACGCCTGGTCGGCGTTCATGGATGAGGTGCAGCGACAGACCGGGGCGCTGCTGACGGCCCAGTTTCGGCTGCCCCCGGATCAACTCGACCCCCTGCTGGCACAGGCCAGACGGCTGTCCGGGACCACCCTGAATGTGGATGAGATCCGGTCCCTGTTCGTGTTCGCCCTGGTGCTGCTCTTCACCCTGCTGTCCCTGCTCACGTGGTGGTCAGCCAGACGTTTCGCCCGTCCTTTGACGCAACTCTCCGCCGCCGCGAACCGGCTGACGACCGGGGACTTCACCGCCCGCGCCGTGCTGGGCGGCAGTCTGAACCGCCGCAGCGATGAGACGGCGAGGCTCCTGAGAGACTTCAACCTCATGGCCGCGTCCCTGGAACGGCTGGAACGGGAACGGCGCTACGGCGTGGCCGCCACGGCCCACGAACTCCGCACGCCGGTCACCGTGCTGCGCGGGCGACTGGAAGGTCTGCGTGACGGCGTGTTGCCCGCCAGCCCGCAGGAACTGGAGAAACTGATCGGCCACACCGACCTGCTGTCCAAACTGATTGAGGATTTGCAACTTCTTTCGCTGGCCGAGGCGGGCGAATTGCGGCTCGACCTTGGCCCGGTGGAGGTGCAGGATGTCCTGATCCGTCTGCACGCCGATCACCTGAAGGCAGCCCAGACACAGGGCGCCCAGCTTCTCCTGGACCTCTGTGCCGAACCGGTCAGGGTGACGGGCGACCGGCGCCGGTTGGAGCAGGTCGTCCATAACCTGCTGACCAACGCGCTGCGCCACACCCGCCCGTACGGCACGGTCCGGATCAAGCTTGAGGTGGAAGCGGGGGCCGCCCACATCGAGATTCACAACACAGGCACCGGGTTCACCGCCGAAGCCCTGAACCGGGCATTCGAACGGTTCTACAGCGGCCCAGACCGGGAACGTGGGCGCGGCGGAAGTGGGCTGGGGCTAGCCATCTCGAAGTCATTGATCGAAGCTCACGGCGGCGAGATGAGGCTGTTCAACACCGAAACTGGAGCGGGGGTGCAGATCAC
- a CDS encoding response regulator transcription factor, with amino-acid sequence MNPGQLVLIVEDEPDIAEVLEVYLRREGFRTERASTGSGAVNLHRAARPDLVLLDVNLPEFDGFEVLRRIRETAGTPVIMVTAFAEDLDKLLGLRMGADDYVVKPFSPLEVVARVGAVLRRAGTQTEGQPLRFAGLELDPLAVRVRVAGHRLDVTMTEYRLLEHLLRHRGRVCSRAELLEVALPESDALERVIDTHLWNLRRKLEEAGQPGLIQTVRGVGFRLADE; translated from the coding sequence GTGAACCCGGGCCAACTCGTGCTGATCGTGGAGGACGAGCCAGACATTGCCGAAGTGCTGGAGGTGTATCTGCGCCGCGAGGGGTTCCGCACCGAGCGTGCCAGCACCGGCTCAGGGGCCGTGAACCTGCACCGCGCGGCCCGGCCGGACCTGGTGTTGCTGGATGTCAATCTGCCCGAATTCGACGGCTTCGAGGTGCTGCGGCGCATCCGGGAGACGGCGGGGACGCCCGTCATCATGGTCACGGCGTTCGCGGAAGACCTGGACAAACTCCTGGGCCTCAGGATGGGCGCGGACGATTACGTGGTCAAGCCCTTCAGCCCGTTGGAGGTGGTCGCCCGCGTGGGGGCCGTGCTGCGCCGCGCCGGAACGCAGACAGAGGGGCAACCGCTCCGTTTTGCGGGGCTGGAACTCGATCCGCTGGCCGTGCGGGTTCGGGTGGCTGGGCACCGCCTCGACGTGACCATGACCGAGTACCGCCTGCTCGAACACCTGCTGCGGCACCGGGGCCGGGTCTGTTCCCGTGCGGAACTGCTGGAGGTGGCCCTGCCCGAGTCGGACGCGCTGGAACGGGTGATCGACACCCATCTGTGGAACCTGCGCCGGAAACTGGAGGAAGCGGGTCAGCCGGGCCTCATTCAGACCGTGCGCGGCGTGGGCTTCCGACTGGCGGACGAATGA
- a CDS encoding alpha/beta hydrolase family protein: MNRASVLSALLLAALAHAQQVGREDITLNFGDFQSKAQWTYPGSTTRKLPAVLLIPGSTPADMDFHVYGADGTLKSSIFKDLASGLATRGIATLRYNKHYVSGPRQVDAQKFYTQADLGMFLRDAETALQAMEQNPRVDPRRVFVYGWSEGSTVAAALAARHPELAGLILQGPVVLPWRQLFEAQFNEVQLPHLRSVVGDALTNDNLPQVLAGKGGLVAKSVGAYFADPVQAQQGKFVVNSALDANRNGRLEVDAEIVPGFRAVLDSAFRPQGFFSIYSPNRALPTVTAQVQQLKLPVLVLQGRNDANTPVSHLETLETAFRKAGTRATVKVYPGLGHTLGPAASVIDDDFRPIAEQPMQDAADWIGAH; encoded by the coding sequence ATGAACAGAGCCTCCGTGTTGTCCGCCCTGCTGCTCGCCGCACTCGCGCATGCCCAGCAGGTGGGGCGCGAGGACATCACCTTGAATTTCGGTGACTTCCAGAGCAAGGCCCAGTGGACGTATCCGGGCAGCACGACCAGGAAGCTTCCTGCCGTGTTGCTCATCCCGGGCTCCACGCCTGCCGATATGGACTTTCATGTGTATGGTGCGGACGGCACCCTGAAGTCCAGCATCTTCAAGGACCTCGCCAGCGGTCTTGCCACACGGGGGATCGCGACGCTGCGCTACAACAAGCACTACGTCAGCGGCCCGCGGCAGGTGGACGCCCAGAAGTTCTACACCCAGGCCGACCTGGGCATGTTCCTGCGCGACGCCGAGACGGCCCTCCAGGCCATGGAGCAGAATCCGCGCGTGGATCCACGGCGGGTCTTCGTCTACGGCTGGAGCGAGGGCAGCACCGTCGCTGCCGCGCTCGCCGCGCGTCACCCCGAACTGGCCGGTCTGATTCTTCAGGGGCCGGTCGTGCTCCCGTGGCGCCAACTCTTCGAGGCGCAGTTCAACGAGGTGCAGTTGCCCCACCTGCGCTCGGTCGTGGGCGACGCACTGACGAATGACAACCTCCCCCAGGTGCTCGCCGGTAAGGGCGGCCTCGTCGCCAAGAGCGTCGGGGCGTACTTCGCCGACCCGGTGCAGGCTCAGCAGGGCAAGTTCGTCGTCAACTCCGCCCTCGATGCGAACAGGAACGGCCGGCTGGAAGTGGATGCCGAGATCGTGCCCGGGTTCCGGGCGGTGCTGGACTCCGCCTTCAGGCCGCAGGGCTTTTTCAGCATCTACTCGCCGAACCGCGCCCTGCCGACCGTCACCGCACAGGTGCAACAGCTCAAGCTGCCGGTGCTGGTGCTCCAGGGACGCAACGACGCGAACACCCCCGTGAGCCATCTGGAGACGCTCGAGACTGCCTTCCGGAAGGCGGGCACGCGGGCCACCGTCAAGGTCTATCCCGGGCTGGGCCACACGCTCGGTCCGGCGGCCAGCGTGATCGACGACGATTTCCGGCCTATCGCGGAGCAGCCCATGCAGGACGCGGCCGACTGGATCGGGGCGCATTGA
- a CDS encoding PxKF domain-containing protein translates to MQFVAVEVPLGSIAPPGARKRTASVASGAAIDTASVGPKTFTVDATDRAGNAATPVTVRHTVAYPFRGFLQPVDNLPTANTVKAGSVVPVKFGLGGNRGLNILAAGSPRVSAVPCDGSAPADEIEQTVTAGGSSLSYDAASDTYSSIWKTDRSWAGTCRQLNVVLADGLPHLATFKFR, encoded by the coding sequence ATGCAATTTGTAGCCGTAGAAGTCCCCCTGGGTTCCATAGCCCCACCGGGCGCCCGGAAACGCACAGCGTCCGTGGCGAGCGGTGCCGCCATCGACACCGCCTCGGTGGGGCCCAAGACCTTCACGGTCGACGCGACCGACAGGGCCGGGAACGCGGCCACCCCGGTCACCGTGCGGCACACCGTCGCCTATCCCTTCCGGGGCTTTCTCCAGCCCGTGGACAACCTGCCGACGGCGAACACGGTCAAGGCGGGGAGCGTCGTCCCGGTCAAGTTCGGCTTGGGTGGCAACCGGGGCCTGAACATCCTGGCGGCGGGCTCGCCCCGAGTGAGCGCCGTGCCGTGCGACGGCAGTGCTCCGGCCGACGAGATCGAGCAGACGGTCACCGCCGGGGGAAGCAGCCTGAGCTACGACGCGGCGAGCGACACCTACAGCTCTATCTGGAAGACCGACCGGAGTTGGGCCGGGACGTGCCGCCAGCTCAACGTGGTGCTCGCCGACGGCCTTCCGCACCTCGCCACCTTCAAGTTCCGCTGA
- a CDS encoding DUF6326 family protein gives MTRPVPIHSAPEDPPIPVQVKLAAAWTSFMFLYVYVDILNFYKPGVVKGILDGLVWKFDISSTLLTLFLVSVSIPAMMVWLSMTLPARVNRATNLVVASLLIPYSLFNAAGATWEWAAFYGLSIGLEVLLLAFILRSAWTWRRTRKGAAEVATAA, from the coding sequence ATGACACGACCTGTCCCCATCCACAGCGCCCCCGAGGACCCGCCGATCCCCGTGCAGGTCAAGCTCGCCGCCGCATGGACCAGCTTCATGTTCCTCTACGTCTATGTCGACATCTTAAATTTCTACAAGCCTGGCGTCGTCAAAGGCATCCTGGACGGCCTCGTCTGGAAGTTCGACATCAGCTCGACGTTGTTGACCCTTTTCCTCGTGTCCGTCTCGATCCCGGCCATGATGGTGTGGCTCTCCATGACGCTGCCCGCCCGGGTGAACCGCGCCACGAACCTCGTCGTTGCGTCGCTCCTCATCCCCTACTCGCTGTTCAACGCGGCAGGGGCGACCTGGGAGTGGGCCGCCTTTTACGGCCTCTCCATCGGACTCGAGGTGCTGCTCCTGGCCTTCATCCTGCGCTCTGCCTGGACCTGGCGCCGAACGCGCAAAGGCGCTGCGGAGGTCGCGACGGCAGCTTGA